From one Actinopolyspora saharensis genomic stretch:
- a CDS encoding helix-turn-helix domain-containing protein: MTATDSPAVLRRYIAFELKRLREARGCTQAQVASYMRCAQSRITHIESQRNLPRLEFLEKLLRYYDCTEDQVRHFGGLLERANTKSWWTGIDHSREPLQFDLYLGLEDGASRIESYDPLLIPGLLQTPRYTEAIVRAGQQTEHDLDRQVDLRVRRQSALTRPDSPTHLWAVIDEQALDRPVAEPAVMREQLDKLLDTAELANVTLQICPVAVGGHPALTGPFTILHFPMPHDPGVVYIETRIKGFWFEEQPEIDQYTQIMNHLRTIAASPEQSKKLLNDKREEHI, encoded by the coding sequence ATGACCGCTACCGACTCGCCCGCCGTGCTGCGGCGCTACATCGCGTTCGAACTCAAACGGCTACGTGAGGCACGCGGATGCACCCAGGCTCAGGTGGCCAGCTACATGCGGTGCGCCCAGAGCCGCATCACCCACATCGAAAGCCAGCGCAACCTGCCCAGGCTGGAGTTCCTGGAGAAGCTGCTGCGCTACTACGACTGCACCGAGGATCAGGTGCGCCACTTCGGCGGGCTGCTGGAGCGGGCCAACACCAAGTCGTGGTGGACCGGAATCGACCACAGCAGGGAGCCACTCCAGTTCGACCTCTACCTCGGCCTGGAAGACGGAGCCTCACGGATCGAGAGCTACGACCCGCTGCTCATCCCCGGCTTGCTGCAAACCCCGCGATACACCGAGGCCATCGTCCGCGCGGGGCAGCAGACCGAGCACGACCTCGACCGGCAGGTGGATCTCCGCGTTCGACGACAGTCAGCACTGACGCGCCCGGACAGTCCCACCCACCTCTGGGCGGTCATCGACGAGCAGGCTCTCGATCGCCCTGTCGCGGAACCAGCAGTCATGCGCGAGCAGCTGGACAAGCTGCTGGACACCGCCGAGCTCGCCAACGTCACCCTGCAGATCTGTCCCGTCGCCGTCGGCGGGCACCCGGCCCTGACCGGGCCGTTCACCATCCTGCACTTCCCCATGCCGCACGACCCCGGGGTCGTCTACATCGAGACTCGGATCAAGGGCTTCTGGTTCGAGGAGCAGCCCGAGATCGACCAGTACACCCAGATCATGAATCACCTTCGCACTATCGCCGCTTCTCCGGAACAATCGAAGAAACTCCTCAACGACAAGCGCGAGGAACACATCTGA
- a CDS encoding DUF397 domain-containing protein, with protein MQHEAAHHWRTSSYSNDIGQCVEVALTPEAVGIRDTKDRSGGTLAVHPRAWAGFVNRLKTGEYDRG; from the coding sequence ATGCAGCACGAGGCAGCACACCACTGGCGGACCTCCAGCTACTCCAACGACATCGGCCAGTGCGTCGAAGTCGCCTTGACCCCCGAAGCCGTCGGCATCCGCGACACCAAGGACCGCTCCGGCGGCACCCTCGCCGTGCACCCGCGGGCCTGGGCCGGATTCGTGAACCGACTCAAGACCGGCGAGTACGACCGGGGCTGA
- a CDS encoding DUF3558 domain-containing protein, protein MSSWKRAMLAAVSGVALLGALGCSPSGSGDTSDSPSATQASGGKSLESLDPCTMLSEAELKSFGLELPGEPTEDLPWSPGCYYEGDPITLTLFKDTRNTVSSNAEKSTWAEFERLQVNGRSGARTITKGATQARICNVMFDAGDGLIQVQATESRLPESVDECAKALEIAKKVEPNVPEPA, encoded by the coding sequence GTGAGCAGCTGGAAGCGTGCGATGCTCGCGGCCGTCTCGGGAGTGGCCCTGCTCGGAGCGCTGGGGTGCTCACCGAGCGGCTCCGGAGACACTTCGGACAGTCCTTCCGCGACCCAAGCCTCCGGGGGAAAGTCGTTGGAGAGCCTCGACCCGTGCACGATGCTCTCCGAGGCCGAGCTGAAGTCCTTCGGGCTTGAGTTGCCGGGCGAGCCCACGGAGGATCTGCCCTGGAGTCCAGGGTGCTACTACGAGGGCGATCCTATTACGCTCACGCTGTTCAAGGACACGCGGAACACGGTCTCCTCCAACGCGGAGAAGTCCACCTGGGCGGAGTTCGAGCGTCTCCAGGTCAACGGCCGTTCTGGAGCCCGGACCATCACCAAGGGCGCGACGCAGGCGCGGATCTGCAACGTGATGTTCGACGCCGGAGACGGGCTGATCCAGGTCCAAGCTACCGAGTCCCGTCTCCCCGAGAGCGTCGACGAGTGCGCCAAGGCGTTGGAGATCGCGAAGAAGGTCGAGCCGAACGTGCCGGAGCCGGCGTAA
- a CDS encoding DUF3558 family protein — translation MRRAGSSPARGKRAVLAAVSGVALLGALGCSPSGSGDTSDDSSTTQASGGKSLENLDPCTMLSEAELKSFGLEPTGEPNNDLPWRPGCGYEGDPISATLFKDTRNTVSSNAEKDVWAEFERLQVNGRSGARAITKGSTQARICNVMFNAGDGLIQVQASEDGLSDEIDECAKGLELAKKIEPTVPEPV, via the coding sequence ATGCGCCGTGCTGGTTCGAGCCCGGCCAGGGGCAAGCGTGCGGTGCTCGCGGCCGTCTCGGGCGTGGCCCTGCTCGGAGCGCTGGGGTGCTCACCGAGCGGCTCCGGAGACACCTCGGACGACTCCTCCACGACCCAGGCCTCCGGGGGAAAGTCGCTGGAGAACCTCGACCCGTGCACGATGCTCTCCGAGGCCGAGCTGAAGTCCTTCGGGCTGGAACCGACGGGCGAGCCCAACAACGACCTGCCGTGGCGGCCTGGGTGCGGCTACGAGGGGGACCCCATCTCCGCCACGCTGTTCAAGGACACGCGGAACACGGTCTCCTCCAATGCGGAGAAGGACGTCTGGGCGGAGTTCGAGCGTCTCCAGGTCAACGGCCGTTCCGGAGCGCGGGCCATCACCAAGGGGTCGACGCAGGCGCGGATCTGCAACGTGATGTTCAACGCTGGAGACGGGCTGATCCAGGTCCAAGCCAGTGAGGACGGTCTTTCCGACGAAATCGACGAGTGCGCCAAGGGGTTGGAACTCGCGAAGAAGATCGAGCCAACCGTTCCGGAACCTGTATGA
- a CDS encoding PPE domain-containing protein, translated as MGFLGWLGDQASSAADAVGDAANATWGAVTDAAGTVRDDVGSAFGFDTRAENAQQERAANAKEQGQQLREELAQRNQRLNAPAGYDPPSITQQENWQSYDHQRIYDTNQNTLSQSDAEAVGEAWRNIGEELGEIGERLRKDSAKAIDSGWSGQAAEAAKESAQPLAEWMSGSGESFRMTGNKIAEAGSAAGQVKAMVPPPKQYDKSQAVTAGLLSAGTGVANDAVRQMNEQKQAERSAQETMSRVMGATYQNVDGTVPAYKDLDGNETKPQSKPGDGGGTGSGTGGTGGYGGTGGVGGVGGGGPVTAGYPNGSGVTGGSPGQSAQPGWNGSGSGGGQLPGGGYGSAGNESAWATNPGGPGAGGAQGGAGAAGGVAGGRGAAGGAGGGAGAGGYAGGGVPGGAGAGRGGAVGPGGRAGTGATPGSGSSGSGAAASGASGRSGGGRMPMGGGAGQNQGGEEEEHERPSWLEEWDDVWFNDMPRTAPPVIE; from the coding sequence ATGGGATTCCTCGGCTGGCTGGGTGATCAGGCCAGCTCGGCGGCGGATGCCGTCGGTGACGCGGCCAACGCCACCTGGGGCGCGGTGACCGACGCCGCCGGGACGGTGCGCGACGACGTCGGAAGCGCTTTCGGCTTCGACACGCGCGCCGAGAACGCCCAGCAGGAGCGGGCCGCCAACGCCAAGGAGCAGGGCCAGCAGCTGCGCGAGGAGCTGGCCCAGCGCAACCAGCGGCTCAACGCCCCGGCGGGCTACGACCCGCCGTCGATCACCCAGCAGGAGAACTGGCAGTCCTACGACCACCAGCGGATCTACGACACCAACCAGAACACGCTGAGCCAGTCCGACGCCGAGGCGGTGGGCGAGGCCTGGCGCAACATCGGCGAGGAACTGGGGGAGATCGGCGAGCGGCTGCGCAAGGACTCCGCCAAGGCCATCGACAGCGGCTGGTCCGGCCAGGCGGCCGAGGCCGCCAAGGAGTCGGCGCAGCCGCTGGCGGAGTGGATGAGCGGCAGCGGCGAGAGCTTCCGGATGACCGGCAACAAGATCGCCGAGGCCGGCTCGGCTGCGGGCCAGGTCAAGGCGATGGTGCCGCCGCCCAAGCAGTACGACAAGAGCCAGGCCGTGACCGCGGGGCTGCTGAGCGCCGGAACCGGTGTCGCCAACGACGCGGTGCGGCAGATGAACGAGCAGAAGCAGGCGGAGCGCAGCGCCCAGGAAACCATGAGCCGGGTCATGGGGGCGACCTACCAGAACGTGGACGGCACGGTTCCCGCCTACAAGGACCTCGACGGCAACGAGACCAAGCCGCAGTCGAAACCGGGTGACGGCGGAGGCACCGGCAGCGGCACGGGCGGTACCGGCGGCTACGGCGGCACCGGCGGTGTCGGCGGTGTCGGCGGTGGTGGCCCGGTGACCGCGGGCTATCCGAACGGCAGCGGGGTGACCGGTGGTTCGCCGGGGCAGTCCGCGCAGCCCGGCTGGAACGGCTCCGGTTCCGGTGGTGGCCAGCTTCCCGGAGGTGGCTACGGCTCGGCCGGCAACGAGTCCGCCTGGGCCACGAACCCGGGCGGTCCGGGCGCGGGCGGTGCCCAGGGCGGAGCCGGCGCCGCCGGTGGCGTCGCGGGTGGACGCGGCGCGGCCGGAGGAGCCGGTGGCGGTGCGGGCGCCGGTGGCTACGCCGGAGGCGGTGTGCCCGGCGGAGCCGGGGCCGGACGCGGCGGAGCTGTGGGCCCGGGCGGTCGGGCCGGAACGGGCGCGACCCCGGGCAGCGGTTCCTCCGGAAGCGGGGCCGCCGCGAGCGGTGCCTCCGGCCGTTCCGGCGGAGGCCGGATGCCCATGGGCGGAGGCGCCGGGCAGAACCAGGGCGGTGAGGAAGAGGAGCACGAGCGTCCCAGCTGGCTCGAGGAGTGGGACGACGTGTGGTTCAACGACATGCCGCGGACCGCCCCGCCCGTCATCGAATGA